One genomic region from bacterium HR17 encodes:
- the plsC_1 gene encoding 1-acyl-sn-glycerol-3-phosphate acyltransferase, producing the protein MSEGVTPERMNTLYRLGWYLCRLGARVWAHLQVEGADHLPPTGGVIIASTHTATLDPVILGCAFPRPLTFMAKEELFRFPPFAALIRALGAFPVRRGEPDRRALRRALHLLRSGRCLAIFPEGTRNPAPTLRPPELGVAVLAAWSRAPVLPVAIVGSEQLMPKGRWLPRPATVRVRVGTPLRFSSDGRRDALVAFAWQVMAALAELSGRPLPCCPPVHHPRASKGGQ; encoded by the coding sequence GTGAGCGAGGGTGTGACGCCGGAGCGGATGAATACCTTGTATCGGCTGGGTTGGTATTTGTGCCGCTTGGGGGCGCGGGTTTGGGCGCACTTGCAAGTGGAAGGCGCTGACCACCTGCCGCCGACCGGCGGTGTCATCATTGCGTCCACACACACGGCGACTTTAGACCCAGTGATTCTGGGATGTGCGTTTCCGCGCCCCTTGACTTTCATGGCGAAGGAAGAACTTTTTCGTTTCCCGCCGTTTGCCGCACTCATTCGGGCTCTGGGCGCCTTTCCTGTGCGGCGCGGTGAGCCGGACCGACGGGCGCTACGACGCGCGTTACATTTGCTGCGCAGCGGGCGCTGCCTTGCCATTTTTCCCGAGGGGACGCGTAATCCCGCTCCCACGCTCCGCCCGCCTGAGTTGGGTGTCGCTGTGTTGGCGGCGTGGAGCCGCGCGCCCGTGTTGCCCGTCGCCATCGTGGGGAGCGAACAGTTGATGCCCAAGGGGCGCTGGCTGCCCCGTCCCGCCACGGTGCGGGTGCGGGTCGGAACACCCCTTCGGTTCTCCAGCGATGGACGGCGCGACGCATTAGTAGCCTTTGCGTGGCAGGTGATGGCAGCATTGGCAGAGTTGTCGGGACGCCCGTTGCCGTGCTGCCCACCAGTCCATCACCCTCGCGCATCAAAAGGAGGGCAGTAA
- the afr_4 gene encoding 1,5-anhydro-D-fructose reductase — MTVDELVKVERHPRFQLQRRWRIALIGVGGIAQSAHLPAYRKGQSWGIPIDIVAAADVDERRREQAYRLWGIPAVYADFREMLDKERPDVVDITLHWQRHAEDKLAAVCAAAEHRCHILLQKPMAATWEQCVAMAEAAKRAGVLLAVNQNARFAPTFFAVRRLIEAGAVGEPFAVLLRSDFPNRYEGMVHDFGVHTMDLLRWFLGATPTLVAATAHHDGHYRWCVTFVVRFPNGAVATATDTTCMPFATEWRCEVYGTEANLLGVERYDDAVTMEPPTVRWVGVDGTEVVLRGTYRYVPDAFLWALCDLLEAAEQGRQPLCNADDNLQTMRLLFDAERSLGLNGT, encoded by the coding sequence GTGACCGTTGACGAACTCGTGAAGGTGGAGCGACACCCGCGCTTTCAGTTGCAGCGCCGTTGGCGTATCGCTCTTATCGGCGTCGGCGGCATCGCTCAATCCGCCCACTTGCCCGCCTATCGCAAAGGGCAATCATGGGGTATCCCCATAGACATCGTCGCCGCTGCGGATGTAGACGAACGACGCCGTGAGCAAGCCTACCGCCTCTGGGGTATCCCTGCCGTCTACGCGGATTTTCGCGAAATGTTGGACAAAGAACGCCCAGATGTCGTGGACATCACGCTGCATTGGCAGCGTCATGCCGAAGACAAACTGGCAGCGGTCTGCGCCGCTGCTGAACACCGCTGCCACATCCTTCTGCAGAAACCGATGGCGGCGACCTGGGAACAATGTGTGGCGATGGCGGAAGCGGCAAAACGGGCGGGCGTGTTGCTGGCGGTCAATCAAAACGCGCGCTTTGCCCCCACTTTTTTCGCCGTGCGTCGCTTGATAGAAGCGGGTGCGGTCGGTGAACCGTTCGCCGTGTTGCTGCGGTCGGACTTCCCCAACCGTTACGAAGGGATGGTGCACGACTTCGGCGTCCACACGATGGACTTGTTGCGATGGTTTTTGGGGGCGACGCCGACCCTCGTGGCGGCGACAGCCCATCACGACGGGCACTATCGGTGGTGCGTCACTTTCGTCGTCCGATTCCCCAACGGCGCCGTCGCGACGGCAACAGACACCACTTGCATGCCTTTTGCGACGGAATGGCGGTGTGAAGTGTATGGCACAGAGGCTAATTTGTTAGGTGTGGAACGCTACGACGATGCGGTTACGATGGAACCACCGACCGTCCGATGGGTCGGTGTTGATGGCACGGAAGTTGTCCTGCGCGGCACTTACCGTTATGTGCCCGACGCTTTTCTCTGGGCATTATGCGATTTGCTGGAAGCCGCTGAGCAAGGGCGACAACCCTTGTGCAATGCCGACGACAACTTGCAAACGATGCGTCTGCTTTTTGACGCAGAAAGATCGCTGGGATTGAACGGCACATAG
- a CDS encoding Putative peroxiredoxin: MQSLRDAAAELARLNAVVLGVSVDPPQTQKEFCAEQKLPFPLLADSDGKVAKLFGIFNEERKLARRVTFILDPKGIVRAVDDKVNVRTHGQDLVKLLRTLQQGEAPQGAK; the protein is encoded by the coding sequence ATGCAATCGCTGCGGGACGCAGCGGCGGAGCTGGCAAGGCTCAACGCTGTCGTGTTGGGCGTTAGCGTGGACCCACCGCAGACGCAAAAGGAATTTTGCGCCGAACAAAAGTTACCCTTCCCGTTGCTGGCGGATTCGGACGGCAAGGTCGCTAAACTGTTCGGCATCTTCAATGAGGAGCGCAAACTCGCCCGGCGCGTCACTTTCATTCTTGACCCCAAAGGCATCGTCCGCGCCGTTGACGATAAAGTGAATGTCCGCACGCACGGGCAAGATTTGGTCAAACTGCTCCGTACCTTGCAACAAGGAGAGGCGCCGCAGGGGGCGAAATGA
- the bcp gene encoding Putative peroxiredoxin bcp: METLPLISPVRYGFRHLSVLKLWVSHTGVRAVLWFAMLTSFALLGKEPQRSQPLKVGDPAPMFEAVNHEGKPVKLTDFKGKWVIIAFFVKAKTPG, from the coding sequence ATGGAGACTTTGCCACTGATATCACCCGTTCGCTATGGTTTTCGGCACCTGAGCGTGCTAAAGTTGTGGGTGTCCCATACGGGGGTGAGAGCCGTGCTTTGGTTTGCCATGCTGACTTCGTTTGCGCTGCTGGGCAAAGAACCCCAGCGATCTCAGCCGTTAAAGGTGGGCGACCCAGCGCCAATGTTTGAAGCCGTCAATCACGAGGGCAAGCCCGTCAAACTCACGGATTTCAAGGGCAAGTGGGTCATCATCGCGTTTTTCGTCAAAGCGAAAACACCTGGCTGA
- the sigF_2 gene encoding RNA polymerase sigma factor SigF: protein MTEREKFQLYRQTRDERLREELINTYRPLAEHIARQFAYTGEPLEDLIQWALIGLIKAVDAYDPSVGVKFTTYAWHHIRGEVSHYLRDQGKLIAEPAWLQEARIKVERARNELRQHLYREPTAEELAHATGLKPEVVQRVLETEHTFRVTSLEETVDDDADDEGTVELERLAVDESAVEAEQHYLLHSAVSKLPELQRKVIELLFWEDLSLSEIARTLGYSVTYISYLQRQALNALRRMFGVTVPETPQRARKPRRTTKQDAAPDELQRTHGKRLRKGGAPKDAE, encoded by the coding sequence TTGACGGAACGCGAGAAATTTCAACTTTACCGTCAGACCCGGGACGAACGATTGCGGGAAGAACTCATCAACACCTACCGCCCGCTGGCGGAACATATTGCCCGCCAGTTCGCCTATACGGGTGAACCGTTGGAGGACCTTATCCAGTGGGCGCTGATTGGGCTTATTAAAGCCGTAGATGCCTACGACCCATCTGTCGGGGTAAAGTTCACGACCTACGCGTGGCACCACATTCGCGGCGAAGTCAGCCATTATTTGCGGGATCAGGGCAAGTTGATTGCCGAGCCGGCATGGTTACAAGAAGCCCGTATAAAGGTAGAGCGTGCCCGTAACGAACTGCGCCAACACCTTTACCGTGAGCCGACAGCCGAAGAGTTGGCGCACGCAACGGGGTTGAAACCTGAAGTCGTTCAACGGGTGCTGGAAACCGAGCACACCTTCCGCGTCACCTCGCTGGAAGAGACGGTGGACGACGATGCCGACGATGAGGGAACAGTGGAGTTGGAACGGTTAGCCGTAGATGAAAGTGCGGTGGAAGCGGAGCAGCATTACTTGTTGCACAGCGCCGTGTCCAAGTTACCAGAGTTGCAACGCAAGGTCATTGAATTGCTGTTTTGGGAGGATTTATCGCTCAGCGAAATCGCCCGCACGCTGGGTTACTCGGTCACTTACATCAGCTACCTGCAACGGCAAGCGTTGAACGCACTGCGGCGCATGTTTGGCGTGACGGTGCCTGAAACACCGCAGCGGGCACGCAAGCCGCGCCGAACAACGAAGCAGGACGCAGCACCCGACGAACTGCAAAGGACGCACGGAAAGCGCTTGCGCAAAGGCGGAGCGCCCAAGGACGCCGAATGA
- the cysS gene encoding Cysteine--tRNA ligase, whose protein sequence is MGDDTPLRLYNTRTRQKEPLQTRDAGVVHLYVCGLTPYDSMHVGHARTFLVFDVLRRYLEHKGWRVVHVQNWTDIDDKIIRRAHELGVSPRAVAERFIAEATEDCLALGLWRPHLEPRVTEHIPDIIAAIQTLLEKGFAYAKGGDVYFDVSRYEAAFHDYGLLSGQTRDELVAGARVAPDEHKDDPMDFALWKAAKPGEPAWDSPWGAGRPGWHMECSVMSLKYLGAPFDLHGGAADLVFPHHENEIAQSQALTGVKPIVTHWMHSGVVTVGGEKMSKSLGNFVALRDALHRHGKNALRLLFLSTHYRSPLDYSEERAQGAKASLGRVQLALDALRQRLALPTDNHSADAPKRTEQLWEVVREGTRLFYAAMDDDLNTAEALGYLFRMVGAALVTGMTVKEPPSTAEKEALMTLHDRLTALLTVLGFDTAELTAAQRLDDGLSEQLLQLLVEVRQQLRQRKLFDLADFIRSRLGEWGILLEDTPQGTRWRRQ, encoded by the coding sequence ATGGGCGATGATACACCGCTGCGCCTTTACAACACCCGTACCCGCCAAAAAGAACCGTTGCAAACGCGCGACGCCGGTGTCGTGCACCTGTATGTTTGTGGTTTAACGCCTTACGACAGCATGCATGTCGGGCATGCCCGCACTTTTTTGGTCTTTGATGTCCTGCGCCGCTATTTAGAGCATAAGGGTTGGCGGGTCGTCCATGTCCAAAATTGGACAGACATTGACGACAAAATCATCCGCCGCGCCCACGAATTAGGTGTCAGTCCACGCGCAGTTGCTGAGCGTTTCATCGCGGAAGCGACCGAAGATTGCCTGGCGTTGGGCTTGTGGCGTCCGCACCTTGAACCTCGGGTCACCGAACACATCCCCGACATCATCGCCGCCATCCAAACCCTATTGGAGAAGGGCTTCGCCTACGCTAAAGGTGGCGATGTCTACTTTGATGTTAGCCGCTACGAGGCGGCGTTTCACGACTATGGGCTCCTTTCGGGGCAGACACGCGACGAACTGGTTGCCGGCGCCCGCGTGGCTCCCGACGAACATAAAGACGACCCGATGGATTTCGCCCTTTGGAAAGCCGCCAAGCCAGGCGAACCCGCGTGGGACAGCCCATGGGGCGCAGGGCGCCCCGGGTGGCATATGGAATGTTCCGTGATGTCGCTCAAATATTTGGGTGCGCCGTTTGACTTGCACGGCGGCGCCGCCGATTTGGTCTTCCCCCACCACGAAAACGAAATCGCTCAATCACAAGCCCTCACAGGCGTTAAACCCATCGTGACCCACTGGATGCATTCCGGCGTTGTAACCGTTGGCGGCGAGAAGATGAGCAAAAGCTTGGGCAACTTCGTGGCGTTGCGGGACGCCCTACACCGACATGGCAAAAATGCTTTGCGGTTGTTGTTCCTGTCCACGCACTACCGTTCACCACTGGACTACTCCGAAGAACGCGCACAAGGTGCTAAAGCCAGTTTGGGGCGCGTCCAATTGGCGCTGGACGCGTTGCGCCAACGCTTGGCGTTGCCCACCGACAACCACTCCGCCGATGCTCCCAAACGCACCGAACAACTCTGGGAAGTCGTCCGCGAAGGGACACGGCTTTTTTATGCGGCGATGGACGACGATTTGAACACGGCGGAAGCGCTAGGGTACCTGTTTCGGATGGTCGGCGCCGCCCTCGTCACAGGAATGACGGTAAAGGAGCCGCCTTCCACTGCCGAGAAGGAGGCGTTGATGACGCTCCACGACCGGTTAACCGCTTTGTTGACGGTTTTGGGCTTTGATACCGCTGAACTGACCGCTGCGCAACGGTTGGACGACGGGCTGAGCGAGCAACTGCTGCAACTGCTCGTGGAAGTGCGTCAGCAGCTGCGTCAGCGTAAACTGTTTGACCTTGCGGATTTTATCCGCAGTCGGTTGGGTGAGTGGGGCATCCTTTTGGAAGACACGCCACAAGGGACGCGCTGGCGCCGGCAATGA
- the vanW gene encoding Vancomycin B-type resistance protein VanW, whose protein sequence is MFRAWQHSDRIAAGVTVAGIALGGLTPAEAQRRLRAHGATLMQRPVRLLADGTLVLTVSVDQLGLVPDWETALAEARAMGRRASLLVSLREVWQAQRSGYAIALRWRWDPARAQRVLHRLAQRLERPPQRAWVLWERGVIRVVPSRDGVRLAMAATLREWQRRIDSGNWQVLPVVLERERPAVTTEAVALIDGVVGEATTFFKASDRDRTHNIRLAAQRLDHVFIPPGETISFNDLVGPRTPRKGFRVARVLVQGQFTQDFGGGVCQVSGTLYNAALRAGMAVVRRYHHSRPIGYLPPGLDATVNFGTLDLRLRNPFPTPLYLRTFVRRGQLTVTVLGKRQPKVQYRIVRETRRFGSISTKTLPDPSLPPGQRKVVDKGSLGYRVVVWRLRVENGQVTWRERISVDTYLPQPRIVRVGVTQREEVDRLAPDAALPAKNSVPDGQSNFSNP, encoded by the coding sequence ATGTTCCGAGCGTGGCAGCATTCGGACCGCATCGCCGCTGGCGTGACCGTCGCGGGCATTGCTCTGGGCGGTTTGACCCCTGCAGAGGCGCAACGGCGTCTCCGCGCCCATGGCGCGACCTTAATGCAACGCCCAGTGCGGTTGTTAGCCGATGGGACTTTAGTGCTGACCGTTTCTGTCGACCAATTGGGACTTGTGCCTGATTGGGAGACCGCCCTCGCTGAAGCCCGTGCGATGGGGCGACGCGCGTCGTTGCTGGTTAGTCTCCGCGAGGTGTGGCAGGCACAGCGCAGCGGCTACGCCATCGCCCTGCGATGGCGATGGGATCCAGCGCGGGCTCAAAGGGTATTGCACCGCCTTGCGCAACGGCTTGAGCGCCCACCTCAACGCGCGTGGGTGCTATGGGAGCGAGGCGTCATCCGCGTCGTCCCATCCCGCGACGGCGTCCGCTTGGCAATGGCAGCCACGCTGCGCGAATGGCAGCGCCGCATTGACTCCGGCAATTGGCAAGTGTTACCCGTTGTGCTGGAGCGCGAACGCCCCGCCGTGACGACCGAAGCGGTTGCCCTTATTGATGGCGTCGTCGGTGAAGCGACGACCTTTTTCAAGGCGAGCGACCGCGACCGCACGCACAACATCCGCCTAGCGGCGCAACGGTTGGATCATGTGTTCATCCCGCCAGGTGAGACGATTTCCTTCAACGATCTTGTCGGTCCCCGCACCCCCCGAAAAGGCTTTCGGGTTGCCCGCGTGTTGGTGCAAGGGCAATTTACCCAAGATTTCGGGGGAGGCGTTTGTCAAGTTTCCGGCACCCTTTACAACGCAGCCCTTCGCGCGGGCATGGCAGTCGTTCGGCGCTACCATCACAGCCGTCCCATCGGTTACCTTCCGCCGGGACTGGATGCGACGGTTAATTTCGGCACATTGGACTTGCGCTTGCGCAACCCGTTTCCGACGCCGTTGTATTTGCGCACTTTTGTTCGTCGGGGGCAGTTGACCGTCACGGTGTTGGGGAAGCGGCAACCCAAGGTGCAATACCGCATCGTTCGCGAAACCCGACGGTTCGGGTCCATCAGCACAAAGACGCTCCCCGACCCATCTTTGCCGCCAGGGCAGCGCAAGGTTGTGGATAAAGGTAGCCTCGGCTACCGCGTCGTGGTGTGGCGGCTGCGTGTAGAAAACGGGCAGGTGACCTGGCGGGAGCGTATCAGTGTGGACACTTACTTGCCACAACCGCGCATCGTCCGTGTCGGGGTTACTCAACGCGAAGAAGTAGACCGCCTTGCCCCTGACGCCGCGTTGCCTGCCAAAAATTCTGTGCCCGACGGTCAAAGCAATTTTTCCAACCCGTAA
- the dapB gene encoding 4-hydroxy-tetrahydrodipicolinate reductase: MRVAVIGCCGRMGQEVSKAILRQGHLQLVAGVDPQGAGKDLGALLLGQPNGIVVQADLRHALKSSDAQVAVDFTHPSVVAENVKTCVQAGVAAVVGTTGWTPDKIAAVDRIAKRRGVPVVIAPNFAIGAVLMMKFAAEAARYFERVEIIELHHDGKADAPSGTALRTAELIAQARKTPFPPPKVAHPEVLLDGVLGGEWNGIRVHSVRLPGLVAHQEVLLGMAGQVLTIRHDALSREAFVPGVLLAIERVLTLPPGVTYGLEKLL; this comes from the coding sequence TGCGCCAAGGGCATTTGCAATTGGTTGCAGGCGTTGACCCGCAAGGTGCAGGGAAAGATCTGGGTGCGCTCCTTTTGGGTCAACCCAACGGCATCGTCGTTCAGGCGGATTTGCGACACGCGTTGAAAAGCAGCGACGCACAAGTGGCGGTGGATTTCACTCATCCGTCAGTGGTCGCGGAGAACGTCAAAACATGCGTGCAAGCAGGTGTCGCCGCTGTCGTCGGGACGACGGGATGGACGCCGGACAAAATCGCCGCAGTTGACCGTATTGCCAAGCGGCGGGGCGTGCCTGTCGTTATCGCCCCGAACTTTGCCATCGGCGCCGTGCTGATGATGAAATTTGCTGCAGAAGCCGCTCGTTACTTTGAGCGCGTGGAAATCATTGAGTTGCACCATGATGGCAAAGCGGACGCACCGTCTGGGACGGCGCTGCGCACCGCTGAGTTAATCGCTCAAGCCCGCAAAACGCCTTTCCCGCCTCCTAAGGTGGCGCACCCTGAAGTGCTTTTGGACGGTGTGCTGGGCGGCGAGTGGAATGGCATTCGCGTCCACAGCGTCCGTTTGCCCGGCTTGGTAGCCCATCAGGAGGTGTTGCTGGGTATGGCAGGGCAGGTGCTCACCATCCGCCATGACGCCCTCAGCCGTGAAGCCTTCGTGCCCGGCGTCCTGTTGGCAATTGAACGCGTCTTGACATTGCCCCCCGGCGTCACTTACGGGTTGGAAAAATTGCTTTGA